DNA from Candidatus Eremiobacteraceae bacterium:
CACGAACCAGATCGTGGACTATTTGCGCAGCGCGCACGTCCACGCGACGTTCTTCCTGGTCGGCAAGGCGGTGCAAGCCCATCCGGAGATCGTACGGACGGAAGTGCGAGACGGTGACGCGATCGGCAATCATACTTGGGATCACGCGCACCTCGTGCTGCTCTCGCAAAAGCATGTGGAGCGCGAGATCGACGATGCCGAAGCGGCGATCGTGACTGCGACCGGCGTTCACCCAACGCTCTTTAGGCCCCCGTTCGGCGCGCGCGATTTCCTCGTGCTGCGCGTCGCGCACGACCGCGGCTACAAGGTGGTCATGTGGTCGGTGCCACTGCCGTCCGATTGGACGAATCCGCCTCCTGCGCTCATCGCCCAACGCGTCTTGAAAAATGTCAAGAACGGCAGCATCATCGTGCTGCACGACGGAAACAAAGGCATGTACGGCAACCGGTCAAGCACGGTGGCTGCGACCAAGCTCATCGTGAAAGTGCTGCTCAACGAAGGCTATCGCTTTGTCACGGTCCCGGAGCTCATCAGGTTAGGGTACGATCACGAGTCGGTGCCGGAAGGGCCGCGCGAAGGCGAAGGCATGCCGTGACGGAT
Protein-coding regions in this window:
- a CDS encoding polysaccharide deacetylase family protein, which translates into the protein RAAIITVATAAIVLGAWYFLEAPLNQMFGSTITQVPVTQKVVALTYDDGPNPPFTNQIVDYLRSAHVHATFFLVGKAVQAHPEIVRTEVRDGDAIGNHTWDHAHLVLLSQKHVEREIDDAEAAIVTATGVHPTLFRPPFGARDFLVLRVAHDRGYKVVMWSVPLPSDWTNPPPALIAQRVLKNVKNGSIIVLHDGNKGMYGNRSSTVAATKLIVKVLLNEGYRFVTVPELIRLGYDHESVPEGPREGEGMP